The genome window GATTGCCGAGGGATCCAGGGTCGTGATCGCCACGGTTATGTCCGCGAGCGCGGACTCGAAGCCGCTGGTCCACCGCAAGAGCAGACCTTCATTGTGGGCATACTCTGCAGGGGTAAGGACCGAGCCTTTCGGCGGCGCGAACGGCGCAGTGGCGATCGGCAGCGGCAGGCCGACCTCCCAGGGGGCGAGGCCCGCAGGCAGGGGAGTCGATGGCGCCGCTGCGGAGGAGTGCTCCAACTCCTGCGCTGCGGCCGCAGCCGAAAGCCACGATAGACCCAAGGCTGCCGCACAAACCAACCCCTTGTTCGAGCTTTTCATGATGCGCGGGAGGCTAACACGACGGTCCGGCATCGAGCTGCGGCCCGGGCGCTGTGGCGCGGGCGCGGATGCCCATGGAAGAATCCCTGGCGTGGAGATTCCCGAGCAGGAGCTGACGTTCGAGTTCATCCGGTCCTCCGGACCGGGCGGGCAGAACGTCAACAAGGTCTCGACCGCGGTGCGGCTCCGGTTCGACGTGCGCAACTCCACCGTGCTTCCCGACGAGGTCAAGGTGCGTCTGATCGCGCTCGCCGGCCGGCGGGTCACCAAGGAGGGCGAGCTCGTCCTCCTCGGCCAACGACATCGTACGCAGGAGAAGAACCGGCAGGACGTTCTCGCCCGGCTCGCCGAGCTCGTGGAGCGGGCGCTCGTCGCGCCCCGCAAGCGGCGCGCGACCAAGCCCACCCGCGCCGCCGGAGTGAGGCGGCTGCGGGCGAAGAAGCTGCAGGCCGACCGCAAGCGTGGACGCAGTGACGCGGCGGCCGAAGACTGAGCCCCTGCGCTCGCCTCACCTCTGCGATTAGAATCCGGGCATGAGCGAAACTCCCGGCGGGTCGCCCCGCCTCGTGGTGGCCCCGCGCGGCACCGAGATCTCCTGCCGGGGCTGGCAGCAGGAGGCCGCGCTGCGCATGTTGATGAACAACCTCGACCCGGAGGTCGCCGAACGGCCGGCGGATCTCGTGGTCTACGGCGGATCGGGGAAGGCGGCGCGCAACTGGGACTGCTTCGACGCCATCGTCGCCGCCCTGCGCCGGCTGGAGGGTGACGAGACCCTGCTGGTGCAGTCCGGCAAGCCGGTCGCGATCTTCAAGAGCCACGCCGACGCGCCGCGCGTCCTCCTCGCCAACTCCAATCTGGTGCCGCGATGGGCGACCATCGACGAGTTCCGCCGGCTGGAGGGGCTCGGACTGACGATGTACGGCCAGATGACCGCCGGCTCCTGGATCTATATCGGGACCCAGGGAATCCTCCAGGGCACCTACGAGACGCTGGCCGAGCTCGCCCGGCGCCACTTCGGCGGCAGCCTCGCCGGCCGCCTGACGGTGACCGCTGGACTGGGGGGCATGGGTGGCGCCCAGCCGCTCGCCGTGACCATGAACGAGGGCGTCTGCCTGGTGGCGGAGGTCGATCGCTCGCGCATCGAGAAGCGTCTGGAGAAGCGCTATCTGGACGAATGGGCCCCGTCCGTCGAGGCCGGTCTGGCGCGGGCCCGCGCCGCGATGGAGAAGCGCGAGGCGGTGTCGATCGGCGTCGAAGCGAACGCCGTCGAGCTGCTCGAGCGCCTTCTCGCCGAGCAGATCCTCCCCGACGTCGTCACCGACCAGACCTCGGCGCACGACAACCTGCACGGCTACGTCCCGCACGGCATCTCCTACGCCGAGGCGCTCGCCCTGCGCGCGACGGCGCCGGGCGTCTATGTCGAGCGCGCCATGGCCTCGATGGCGGCACATGTGCGGGCTATGCTCGAGCTCCAGCGCCGCGGCGCGGTGACCTTCGACTACGGCAACAATCTGCGTGGTCAGGCCCGCGACGCCGGCGTCGCGGACGCCTTCGAGATCGGCGGTTTCGTGCCGATGTTCATCCGGCCGCTC of Thermoanaerobaculia bacterium contains these proteins:
- the arfB gene encoding aminoacyl-tRNA hydrolase, which gives rise to MRGRLTRRSGIELRPGRCGAGADAHGRIPGVEIPEQELTFEFIRSSGPGGQNVNKVSTAVRLRFDVRNSTVLPDEVKVRLIALAGRRVTKEGELVLLGQRHRTQEKNRQDVLARLAELVERALVAPRKRRATKPTRAAGVRRLRAKKLQADRKRGRSDAAAED
- the hutU gene encoding urocanate hydratase; its protein translation is MSETPGGSPRLVVAPRGTEISCRGWQQEAALRMLMNNLDPEVAERPADLVVYGGSGKAARNWDCFDAIVAALRRLEGDETLLVQSGKPVAIFKSHADAPRVLLANSNLVPRWATIDEFRRLEGLGLTMYGQMTAGSWIYIGTQGILQGTYETLAELARRHFGGSLAGRLTVTAGLGGMGGAQPLAVTMNEGVCLVAEVDRSRIEKRLEKRYLDEWAPSVEAGLARARAAMEKREAVSIGVEANAVELLERLLAEQILPDVVTDQTSAHDNLHGYVPHGISYAEALALRATAPGVYVERAMASMAAHVRAMLELQRRGAVTFDYGNNLRGQARDAGVADAFEIGGFVPMFIRPLFCEGKGPFRWAVLSGDPEDLRVTDEAILELFPEDRKLARWIRMAQERVEFQGLPARICWLGYGERDRAGLLFNELVASGRVQAPIVIGRDHLDCGSVASPFRETEAMRDGSDAIADWPILNALINSVNGATWVSVHHGGGVGIGNSLHAGMVIVADGTAAAATRIARVLASDPGMGVARHADAGYPEALACAADRGVDLPMPRTGDGGSKGSTR